A genome region from Equus caballus isolate H_3958 breed thoroughbred chromosome 19, TB-T2T, whole genome shotgun sequence includes the following:
- the FBXO45 gene encoding F-box/SPRY domain-containing protein 1 — protein sequence MAAPAPGAGAASGGAGCSGGGGGAGAGSGSGSAGVGGRLPSRVLELVFSYLELSELRSCALVCKHWYRCLHGDENSEVWRSLCARSLAEEALRTDILCNLPSYKAKIRAFQHAFSTNDCSRNVYIKKNGFTLHRNPIAQSTDGARTKIGFSEGRHAWEVWWEGPLGTVAVIGIATKRAPMQCQGYVALLGSDDQSWGWNLVDNNLLHNGEVNGSFPQCNNAPKYQIGERIRVILDMEDKTLAFERGYEFLGVAFRGLPKACLYPAVSAVYGNTEVTLVYLGKPLDG from the exons ATGGCGGCGCcggcccctggggctggggcagcctcGGGCGGCGCTGGCTgtagcggcggcggcggcggcgcgggcgccgGCTCGGGCTCCGGGTCCGCGGGGGTCGGGGGCCGGCTGCCCAGCCGGGTGCTGGAGTTGGTGTTCTCCTACCTGGAGCTGTCCGAGCTGCGGAGCTGCGCCCTGGTGTGCAAGCACTGGTACCGCTGCCTGCACGGCGATGAGAACAGCGAGGTGTGGCGGAGCCTGTGCGCCCGCAGCCTGGCAGAAGAGGCTCTGCGCACGGACATCCTCTGCAACCTGCCCAGCTACAAGGCCAAG aTACGTGCTTTCCAGCATGCCTTCAGCACTAATGACTGCTCCAGGAATGTCTACATTAAGAAGAATGGTTTTACTTTACATCGAAACCCCATTGCTCAGAGCACTGATGGTGCAAGGACCAAGATTGGTTTCAGTGAGGGCCGCCATGCGTGGGAGGTGTGGTGGGAGGGCCCTCTGGGCACTGTGGCAGTGATTGGAATTGCCACAAAACGGGCCCCCATGCAGTGCCAAGGTTATGTGGCATTGCTGGGCAGTGATGaccagagctggggctggaatcTGGTGGACAATAATCTGCTACATAATGGAGAAGTCAATGGCAGTTTTCCACAATGCAACAATGCACCAAAATATCAG ATAGGAGAAAGAATTCGCGTCATCTTGGACATGGAAGATAAGACTTTAGCTTTTGAACGTGGATATGAGTTCCTGGGGGTGGCCTTTAGAGGACTTCCCAAGGCCTGCTTATATCCAGCAGTTTCTGCTGTATATGGCAACACAGAAGTGACTTTGGTTTACCTTGGAAAACCTTTGGATGGATGA